The Kribbella shirazensis genomic interval GGTGGATCAGCAGGTACGACGGCGGGAGGTTGAGGCGCAGGGCGAGTGACGCGTTAGGGGACCGGAAGTCGCCCGTCCGGTTCGCCTGCGCGCGCATCCAGGCTCGGCTGAACTGGAACCTCTCCTCGCGGGCCGGCTCCGCGAACGGAGCCAGGTAGTCCATCAGCTGCTCCGGATCGATCTCCATCCGCGGCTTGATGAAGCCCTCGGCCTTGAGCCCGTCCCGGACGGCGGGTCCGTCGCCCATCAGCGAGATCCGCAGCAGCCGGCCGATCGCCGGCGGCAGGCCGTCGGGCAGCCGCGCGCAGAGCCCGAAGTCGACCACGCCGAGCCGCCCGTCCGCCATCACCCGGAAGTTGCCCGGATGCGGGTCGGAGTGCAGCAGACCGGCGTACTTCGGCCCGCTGAACATGAACCGCACGTACTTCAGCCCGATCGCGTCCCGCTCCTCCTGGGAGCCGCCGGTGATGTACGACGACAGCGGGCGGCCCTCGATCCACTCGGACACGATGACCATGGGGGAGTGCTTCACGACCCGCGGGACGACGAACTCCGGGTGGTCCTTGAACGCGTCGGCGTACTGCTGCTGGGCCTGGGCCTCGCGGTCGTAGTCGAGCTCCTCGCCGATCCGCTCCTGGAGCTCCGCGACGAGCGGCTTCACCTCGAGACCGGGCACCATCGAGCCGATCGTGCGCGCGAACCGGCCGAGCTGCCGCAGGTCCGAGCGGAGCGCCTCGGAGGCCCCCGGGTACTGCAGTTTGACCGCGACCTCGCGGCCGTCCTTCAGCCGCCCGCGGTGCACCTGGCCGATCGACGCGGCCGCCGCGGGCAGGTCGTCGAACTCGTCGAAGCGGTCCCGCCAGCGCTTGCCGAGCTCCCGCGACAGGATCGTGTGCACGGTCGAGGCCGGCATCGGCGGGGCGGAGTCCTGCAGCTTGGTCAGGGTGGCCCGGTACGGCGCCGCGAGCTCCTCCGGCATCGCCGACTCCATCAGGCTGAGCATCTGCCCGAACTTCATCGCGCCGCCCTTGAGCTCACCCAGGACGGCGAACAACTGGTCCGCCGTACGGCGCTGGAACTCGGCGAACACGGCCTCCGCGGGCGCGCCGCCGATGCGCTTGCCCAGG includes:
- a CDS encoding AarF/UbiB family protein — translated: MSDLPRKALSRTAKLASLPLGAAGRATVGLGKRIGGAPAEAVFAEFQRRTADQLFAVLGELKGGAMKFGQMLSLMESAMPEELAAPYRATLTKLQDSAPPMPASTVHTILSRELGKRWRDRFDEFDDLPAAAASIGQVHRGRLKDGREVAVKLQYPGASEALRSDLRQLGRFARTIGSMVPGLEVKPLVAELQERIGEELDYDREAQAQQQYADAFKDHPEFVVPRVVKHSPMVIVSEWIEGRPLSSYITGGSQEERDAIGLKYVRFMFSGPKYAGLLHSDPHPGNFRVMADGRLGVVDFGLCARLPDGLPPAIGRLLRISLMGDGPAVRDGLKAEGFIKPRMEIDPEQLMDYLAPFAEPAREERFQFSRAWMRAQANRTGDFRSPNASLALRLNLPPSYLLIHRVWIGGIAVLSQLEAEAPFRSVLEELLPGFTED